One segment of Candidatus Margulisiibacteriota bacterium DNA contains the following:
- a CDS encoding methyl-accepting chemotaxis protein, with amino-acid sequence MGISFNLKTKIYFSSFIVVIALFFLMLSLLTGLKLIRRDIDQLTRKTTPYQIKVLNLERLLGAHIANLVEVSNFKTKPEYDAFITRVKGSSQQVERSGAELAALKNGKVLNYQEIKEITLKIMDNTLKKIIADEQARDSLPVIKGKNELSDKSMYVLEKTIRNLQKNSSGTMIGNIDQLMDANKQNQAMVSVRNGLKDLYIYTSRISLTTDEHSCLKLRDSIRNTIISILSSLQELNGKEALVQDLGKRLNKINSRLTSSKGIISQQIKRINDENEMLRDIVDDAAKEVLFEINNCIPLIEKELSKSAELLSTSTSGMTSQVHLFTNTNAVLNYTSSLSLLNKNIEAQINYCYSVIYLKDMEEMLLLIRENFRRAYSIASELTAILVANKQTREAAYLREYINNLKEEDALFMSKEGIADKLEQSIKYRLDLEEMIRKMNEVVSRQLSASKEEADSARKSQESAIVSLNKTADLIIKFVLGIGVFMVLGMILISFFLQRSITLPIVRAMEIMNKSVQQVISAASQLFASSQELARVSSDQSAAIEESTNALNESVSLSEKNVSNISQASELTGNTKQVAEEANREMTELMDHMNEINASSDKISKILKTIDDIAFQTNLLALNAAVEAARAGEAGKGFAVVAEEVRNLAQRSAQAARDTASIIENSIGLSQKGFESTQKVALSLKKINEQTDKVSSFTYETAESIKKQSQGTQEINRAIGDIAKVTQNVSANAVETSSTSEALNKQARELSESVDQLNNLVYGGK; translated from the coding sequence GTGGGGATATCTTTTAATTTAAAGACTAAAATTTACTTCAGTTCGTTTATAGTTGTCATCGCCTTGTTTTTTTTAATGCTTTCGCTTCTGACCGGGCTCAAGCTTATACGTCGGGATATAGACCAGCTCACCCGAAAAACAACTCCATACCAGATAAAAGTATTAAACCTGGAAAGACTGCTGGGAGCGCATATAGCCAATCTGGTGGAAGTTTCCAATTTTAAAACCAAACCCGAATATGACGCCTTTATAACCAGGGTTAAAGGCTCATCACAGCAGGTTGAAAGATCAGGTGCCGAGCTGGCCGCTCTCAAAAACGGGAAGGTGCTTAATTATCAGGAGATAAAGGAAATAACCCTGAAGATCATGGATAATACGCTGAAGAAAATAATTGCCGATGAACAGGCCAGGGATTCATTACCCGTGATCAAGGGAAAAAATGAATTATCCGACAAAAGTATGTATGTGCTGGAAAAAACCATTCGCAACCTGCAGAAAAATTCTTCCGGCACCATGATCGGCAATATCGATCAGTTGATGGACGCCAATAAGCAGAATCAGGCCATGGTTTCTGTCAGGAACGGTTTGAAAGATTTGTATATCTATACCTCCAGAATTTCTCTGACTACGGATGAACATTCCTGTCTCAAATTACGTGACAGTATCAGGAATACGATTATCTCCATACTGTCTTCGCTGCAGGAATTGAACGGTAAAGAGGCTCTGGTCCAGGACCTGGGAAAAAGATTGAACAAGATCAACAGTCGGCTTACTTCGTCCAAAGGTATCATCAGCCAGCAGATCAAGCGGATCAATGATGAAAATGAAATGCTCAGAGATATTGTGGATGACGCTGCCAAAGAAGTATTGTTCGAGATCAATAACTGTATTCCCTTAATCGAAAAGGAACTGAGCAAGTCCGCTGAGTTGCTTAGCACCAGCACTTCCGGCATGACCAGCCAGGTGCATTTGTTCACCAATACCAATGCCGTACTTAATTACACTTCTTCCTTATCCTTATTGAACAAAAATATTGAGGCGCAAATTAATTATTGTTATTCCGTTATTTATCTGAAAGATATGGAAGAAATGCTGCTGCTTATCAGGGAAAATTTCAGGAGAGCTTATTCTATAGCATCGGAACTGACCGCAATACTGGTAGCGAATAAACAAACCCGGGAAGCGGCTTATTTGCGGGAATATATAAATAACCTCAAAGAAGAGGATGCCCTGTTCATGAGCAAAGAAGGTATTGCGGACAAGCTGGAGCAGTCAATTAAATACAGGCTGGACCTGGAAGAAATGATCAGGAAAATGAATGAAGTGGTTTCCAGACAGCTCAGCGCCAGCAAAGAGGAAGCCGACTCTGCCCGTAAATCGCAGGAATCGGCTATAGTTTCGTTAAATAAAACAGCGGACCTGATCATAAAATTTGTTTTAGGTATTGGGGTTTTTATGGTACTGGGCATGATCCTGATTTCGTTTTTTTTGCAGCGCTCAATTACCTTGCCCATCGTCAGAGCCATGGAGATAATGAATAAAAGTGTGCAGCAGGTTATCAGCGCGGCTTCTCAGCTGTTTGCTTCCAGCCAGGAACTGGCCAGGGTCAGTTCCGATCAGTCCGCGGCCATTGAAGAATCGACCAATGCTCTGAACGAATCCGTGTCCCTCTCCGAAAAAAATGTCAGTAATATCAGTCAGGCCTCGGAATTGACAGGGAATACCAAACAGGTTGCCGAAGAAGCTAACCGGGAAATGACGGAGTTAATGGACCATATGAATGAAATAAACGCTTCCAGCGACAAGATCTCTAAAATTTTGAAAACTATAGATGATATTGCTTTCCAAACCAATCTTCTGGCTCTGAACGCGGCTGTAGAGGCAGCCAGAGCAGGAGAAGCAGGCAAAGGCTTCGCGGTAGTGGCCGAAGAGGTCAGAAACCTGGCCCAGCGCAGCGCTCAGGCCGCCAGGGATACAGCTTCTATCATCGAGAACAGTATAGGTCTATCCCAGAAAGGGTTTGAATCCACCCAGAAGGTAGCTTTATCACTTAAAAAGATTAATGAGCAGACCGATAAGGTATCTTCCTTTACTTACGAAACTGCTGAATCCATAAAAAAACAGTCACAGGGTACTCAGGAAATAAACAGGGCTATCGGCGATATCGCCAAAGTAACCCAGAATGTATCTGCCAATGCTGTGGAAACCAGCTCCACGTCTGAAGCACTTAATAAACAGGCGCGTGAACTCAGCGAAAGTGTAGACCAGTTGAATAATCTGGTTTATGGTGGAAAATAA